In Lachnospiraceae bacterium, one DNA window encodes the following:
- the acpP gene encoding acyl carrier protein, producing the protein MLEKMKEIIADQLSVDADSITEASSFKEDLGADSLDLFELVMALEDEYSVEIPAEDLENLATVGDVMNYLKNKGVEA; encoded by the coding sequence ATGTTAGAGAAGATGAAAGAAATTATTGCAGATCAGTTAAGCGTAGATGCAGACAGCATCACAGAGGCTTCCTCTTTTAAGGAAGATTTAGGAGCAGATTCCTTAGATCTGTTTGAACTGGTTATGGCTTTAGAGGATGAGTATTCCGTAGAAATCCCTGCAGAAGATTTGGAGAATCTGGCTACTGTAGGCGATGTTATGAATTATTTAAAGAACAAGGGCGTTGAGGCTTAA
- the fabK gene encoding enoyl-[acyl-carrier-protein] reductase FabK, with product MKTRITEMLGIEYPIIQGGMAWVAEHHLAAAVSEAGGLGLIGGANAPGEVVREEIRKARKLTDKPFGVNVMLLSPHADDVAKVVVEEGIKVVTTGAGNPEKYMDMWKAAGVKVIPVVASVALARRMEKYGADAVVAEGMESGGHIGEETTMTLVPQVVDAVSIPVIAAGGIGDGRGIAAAFMLGAEAVQIGTRFVVSKESIVHENYKERIIKAKDIDSTVTGRTHGHPVRCLRNQMTREYIKLEQEGKSFEELEYLTLGTLRKAVQEGDVKNGTVMAGQIAGLISKEQTCKEMIEEMMGQAEKLLGRC from the coding sequence ATGAAGACAAGAATCACAGAAATGTTAGGAATCGAATATCCCATCATTCAGGGAGGAATGGCATGGGTGGCGGAACATCACCTTGCTGCAGCTGTATCTGAGGCAGGCGGTCTGGGACTGATCGGCGGAGCAAACGCTCCTGGAGAAGTAGTCCGTGAAGAGATCCGCAAAGCAAGAAAGCTGACAGATAAGCCTTTTGGTGTAAATGTTATGCTGTTAAGCCCACACGCTGATGATGTAGCAAAGGTAGTTGTAGAAGAAGGCATCAAGGTAGTTACTACCGGTGCCGGAAACCCTGAAAAATATATGGATATGTGGAAGGCTGCAGGCGTTAAGGTCATCCCGGTTGTTGCATCAGTTGCTCTGGCACGCCGTATGGAAAAATATGGTGCTGATGCTGTTGTTGCAGAAGGAATGGAATCCGGCGGACATATCGGCGAAGAAACTACCATGACTTTAGTACCGCAGGTTGTAGATGCTGTATCTATCCCGGTTATCGCAGCAGGTGGTATTGGTGACGGAAGAGGCATTGCAGCTGCATTTATGTTAGGCGCAGAAGCAGTACAGATCGGTACCCGCTTCGTTGTTTCCAAAGAGTCTATTGTACATGAAAATTACAAAGAACGTATTATCAAGGCAAAGGATATCGACTCCACTGTTACAGGAAGAACCCATGGACATCCGGTACGCTGTCTGAGAAACCAGATGACCAGGGAATACATCAAATTAGAACAGGAAGGAAAGTCCTTTGAGGAGCTGGAATACCTGACCTTAGGAACTCTTCGTAAGGCAGTTCAGGAAGGCGATGTAAAAAATGGAACCGTTATGGCTGGTCAGATCGCAGGTCTTATTTCCAAAGAGCAGACCTGTAAGGAAATGATCGAAGAGATGATGGGTCAGGCAGAGAAACTTTTAGGTCGTTGTTAG
- the accA gene encoding acetyl-CoA carboxylase carboxyl transferase subunit alpha encodes MLRNMFRKTYTKIDTKYRPVSQEGEEPSIPEGLWRKCNKCGQPIYVEDVKNNYYVCPKCGGYFRVHAYRRIEMLTDVGTFEEWNKEMPFSNPLDFPNYEKKVEAAREKSGLNEAIVIGKAKIDGNPAVVGVCDARFIMSSMGHVVGEKITEAVERATKEKLPVILFACSGGARMQEGIVSLMQMAKTSAALKRHHEAGQLFISVLTDPTTGGVTASFAMLGDIIIAEPGALIGFAGPRVIEQTIGQKLPEGFQRAEFLLEHGFVDMILPRKDQKHVIGQILYMHRKHDMAVEKDAVKADTAVNVSEARQKKENTEKSAWDTVLLSRKADRPTALDYINAVFDEFIEFHGDRCFKDDGAIVGGIAMFHGMPVTVIGQQKGKNTKDNIRRNFGMPSPDGYRKALRLMKQAETFGRPIICFVDTPGAFCGLEAEERGQGEAIAKNLFEMSSLKVPVLSIVIGEGGSGGALAMAVANEVWMMENAIYSILSPEGFASILYKDSKKAPEAARVMKVTAADLKELGLIERIIPEEEPANTDTLYRIAGYMDRSMIGFFEKYLKLSGEELAEHRYERFRRM; translated from the coding sequence ATGCTGCGCAACATGTTCAGAAAAACGTATACAAAAATAGATACCAAATACAGACCGGTAAGCCAGGAAGGGGAAGAACCATCTATTCCGGAAGGTTTATGGCGCAAATGCAATAAATGCGGACAGCCGATCTATGTGGAAGACGTAAAGAACAATTATTATGTATGCCCCAAATGCGGCGGCTACTTCCGTGTTCATGCTTACCGCAGGATCGAAATGCTTACGGATGTGGGAACCTTTGAGGAATGGAATAAAGAAATGCCATTTTCCAATCCTTTAGACTTTCCTAACTATGAAAAGAAGGTAGAAGCAGCCAGAGAAAAATCCGGCCTGAATGAAGCTATTGTCATTGGAAAGGCAAAGATCGATGGAAATCCTGCTGTTGTAGGTGTGTGCGATGCCCGCTTTATTATGAGCAGTATGGGGCATGTAGTGGGAGAGAAGATCACAGAGGCAGTAGAACGTGCTACAAAGGAAAAGCTTCCGGTGATCCTGTTTGCCTGCTCCGGCGGTGCCAGAATGCAGGAAGGAATTGTTTCCCTGATGCAGATGGCAAAAACTTCCGCAGCCTTAAAACGCCACCATGAAGCAGGACAGCTGTTTATCAGCGTCCTTACTGATCCGACTACCGGAGGCGTGACCGCAAGCTTTGCAATGTTAGGCGATATCATCATTGCAGAACCAGGTGCACTGATCGGTTTTGCCGGTCCAAGAGTTATTGAGCAGACCATTGGGCAGAAGCTGCCGGAAGGTTTCCAGAGAGCTGAATTCCTGTTAGAGCATGGTTTTGTAGACATGATCCTTCCAAGAAAGGATCAAAAGCATGTGATCGGACAGATCCTTTACATGCACAGAAAACATGATATGGCTGTGGAAAAAGATGCTGTAAAAGCAGATACTGCTGTTAATGTATCAGAAGCCCGTCAGAAAAAGGAAAACACAGAAAAGAGTGCCTGGGATACAGTTCTCCTTTCCAGAAAAGCAGACAGACCAACGGCTTTAGATTATATCAACGCTGTTTTTGATGAATTTATAGAATTTCATGGTGACCGCTGCTTTAAAGACGATGGTGCTATTGTAGGCGGTATTGCCATGTTCCATGGCATGCCGGTTACAGTTATCGGACAGCAGAAGGGAAAGAACACCAAGGATAATATCCGCCGTAATTTTGGCATGCCATCCCCTGATGGTTATCGCAAGGCCCTGCGTTTAATGAAGCAGGCAGAAACCTTTGGACGCCCCATTATCTGTTTTGTAGACACACCAGGAGCTTTCTGCGGACTGGAGGCAGAGGAAAGAGGTCAGGGCGAAGCCATTGCAAAGAACCTGTTTGAAATGTCTTCCTTAAAGGTTCCGGTGCTTTCCATTGTCATCGGTGAAGGAGGAAGCGGCGGTGCTTTAGCTATGGCAGTAGCAAATGAAGTGTGGATGATGGAAAATGCCATTTATTCCATTTTATCACCGGAAGGTTTTGCGTCTATTCTTTATAAAGACAGCAAAAAAGCCCCGGAGGCAGCCAGAGTGATGAAGGTAACAGCAGCTGACTTAAAGGAACTGGGGCTGATCGAGAGGATCATTCCAGAGGAAGAACCGGCAAATACAGATACTTTGTACCGTATTGCAGGCTATATGGATCGGTCTATGATCGGATTTTTTGAAAAGTATTTGAAACTGTCCGGAGAAGAGCTGGCAGAACACAGATACGAAAGATTTAGGAGAATGTGA
- the fabD gene encoding ACP S-malonyltransferase: MSKIAFIFPGQGAQTCGMGKDFYEHTETGRKVFDKATELLGFSVPELCFEPNDRLDITEYTQAAMVTASIAMMKVLEENGVKPDVAAGLSLGEYCALAAVGVMSEEDAITTVRQRGIFMQEEVPAGEGAMAAILALDAAVIEEVTADMDGVWIANYNCPGQIVISGRKAAVEEACEKLKAAGAKRAIMLNVSGPFHSGMLVGAGEKLGKVLENVEIHKPVIPYAANVTAQYVTEAQPVKDLLVKQVSSSVKWQQCVETMLADGVDTFIEIGPGKTLAGFMKKIDRSVKTLNVEKLEDIEKVVEALKEA; this comes from the coding sequence ATGAGTAAGATCGCATTTATCTTCCCAGGTCAGGGCGCACAGACCTGCGGTATGGGAAAAGATTTTTATGAGCACACAGAAACAGGCCGTAAGGTATTTGACAAGGCCACAGAGCTTTTAGGATTTTCTGTTCCAGAGCTTTGCTTTGAGCCAAATGATAGACTGGACATTACAGAATACACACAGGCAGCCATGGTCACTGCCAGCATTGCCATGATGAAGGTTTTAGAAGAAAATGGCGTAAAACCGGATGTAGCAGCTGGTTTAAGCCTTGGTGAGTACTGTGCACTGGCAGCAGTAGGCGTTATGAGTGAAGAAGACGCGATCACCACTGTCCGTCAGAGAGGTATTTTCATGCAGGAAGAGGTTCCGGCTGGAGAAGGTGCTATGGCGGCTATCCTGGCTTTGGATGCAGCAGTAATCGAAGAAGTGACTGCAGATATGGATGGTGTGTGGATCGCAAATTATAACTGTCCGGGACAGATCGTTATTTCCGGCAGGAAAGCAGCTGTAGAAGAGGCTTGTGAAAAGTTAAAAGCAGCAGGCGCAAAACGTGCCATTATGTTAAATGTAAGCGGTCCGTTCCACTCCGGAATGTTAGTTGGTGCCGGGGAGAAGCTGGGAAAGGTTCTTGAAAATGTAGAGATCCACAAGCCGGTCATCCCATATGCAGCTAATGTGACTGCCCAGTATGTAACAGAAGCACAGCCTGTAAAAGACCTTTTAGTAAAACAGGTTTCTTCTTCCGTAAAATGGCAGCAGTGTGTGGAAACTATGCTGGCAGACGGCGTAGATACTTTCATTGAGATCGGCCCGGGAAAGACACTAGCTGGCTTTATGAAAAAGATCGACAGAAGCGTAAAAACATTAAATGTTGAGAAGTTAGAAGATATAGAAAAGGTAGTAGAAGCTTTAAAAGAGGCATAA
- the fabZ gene encoding 3-hydroxyacyl-ACP dehydratase FabZ — protein MLMGIKEIQEIIPHRHPFLLVDCIEELEPGVKAVGYKSVTYDEPYFRGHFPQEPVMPGVLIVEALAQTGAVAILSQENFKGKTAYFGGLNNVKFKHKVVPGDRLRLECEIIKQKGPVGVGKATATVDGKIAVVGELTFMIG, from the coding sequence ATGTTAATGGGTATTAAAGAAATCCAGGAGATCATTCCGCACAGACATCCATTTCTCCTGGTAGACTGTATTGAAGAATTAGAGCCGGGCGTAAAGGCTGTTGGATATAAATCTGTAACTTATGATGAGCCATATTTCAGAGGCCATTTTCCACAGGAACCGGTTATGCCAGGTGTCCTGATCGTGGAAGCACTGGCCCAGACCGGCGCAGTAGCTATTCTTTCCCAGGAAAATTTCAAGGGAAAGACCGCTTATTTTGGCGGATTAAACAACGTAAAATTCAAACACAAAGTAGTTCCAGGTGACCGTTTAAGACTGGAATGTGAGATCATTAAACAGAAGGGACCGGTTGGCGTAGGAAAAGCAACTGCTACTGTAGATGGCAAGATTGCAGTTGTTGGCGAACTGACCTTTATGATCGGATAA
- the accB gene encoding acetyl-CoA carboxylase biotin carboxyl carrier protein, whose protein sequence is MNIDEILTLVQAVSDSKLTSFKLDQGDMHISLKKEKEEAKIITVSAPGAVAAVPASTAAPVLTAASTSVNTEIPAAAPEAAEHHDIASDKVITSPLVGTFYSSSSPDAESFVKEGDTVKKGQVLGIIEAMKLMNEIESEYDGVIEAILVNNEEVVEYGQPLFRIK, encoded by the coding sequence ATGAATATAGATGAAATCCTGACACTGGTTCAGGCGGTATCGGATTCAAAGCTGACCAGCTTTAAACTGGATCAGGGCGATATGCACATTTCCCTGAAGAAAGAGAAAGAAGAAGCAAAGATCATCACAGTTAGTGCACCTGGCGCTGTCGCAGCTGTTCCGGCTTCAACCGCTGCACCTGTACTGACTGCAGCTTCCACAAGTGTAAACACAGAAATACCTGCAGCAGCACCAGAAGCAGCAGAACACCATGATATTGCTTCTGATAAAGTCATCACATCTCCATTGGTAGGAACCTTCTACAGCTCTTCCTCACCAGATGCAGAAAGCTTTGTAAAAGAAGGAGATACTGTGAAAAAAGGCCAGGTACTTGGCATTATCGAAGCAATGAAGCTGATGAACGAGATCGAAAGCGAATATGACGGCGTTATTGAAGCAATCCTTGTAAATAATGAGGAAGTAGTAGAGTACGGACAGCCATTATTCCGTATTAAATGA
- a CDS encoding sigma 54-interacting transcriptional regulator, whose translation MAYNISGTEKKIILHSPSMIQIFQKANLLAYNQASVLIYGESGVGKSFLAEYIQKSGALSGKPFVKISCSAISEELFASELFGYSPNAFTGASASGKTGLLEAADHGTVLFDEINELSPHCQTLLLHFLQNKTITPIGSLSAKEIHTRIICTSGQDLQEMIKAGTFRSDLYYRIRVANIHIPPLRKRKDEIPLFLRFFIEHYSKEYDCTLENQPISENQMTALSGLEWKGNIREISNLSQQICLSENRKELIDSFIHARCTPLHTPKSQSILRPISNAAASGKQPADSKDPAHLLQGDLIPLKEALRQFEAAYIQQALDQTGTLKEAADVLGISFSSLCRKKAELGISKNAGSGKKITGHAL comes from the coding sequence ATGGCATATAATATTTCTGGTACTGAAAAAAAGATCATCCTTCATTCCCCGTCTATGATACAGATCTTCCAGAAGGCAAATCTTCTTGCCTACAATCAGGCTTCTGTGCTTATTTACGGAGAAAGCGGCGTTGGAAAAAGCTTTCTGGCAGAATATATCCAGAAAAGTGGTGCTTTATCTGGTAAACCCTTTGTAAAGATCAGCTGCAGTGCTATTTCAGAGGAGCTTTTTGCCTCTGAGCTTTTCGGCTATTCTCCCAACGCCTTTACCGGTGCTTCTGCCAGTGGAAAAACCGGACTTTTAGAAGCAGCAGACCATGGAACCGTCCTTTTTGATGAGATCAATGAGCTTTCTCCCCATTGTCAGACTCTTCTTTTACATTTTTTACAGAATAAAACTATAACCCCCATTGGTTCCCTTTCTGCCAAAGAGATCCACACCCGCATTATCTGCACTTCCGGACAGGATCTGCAGGAAATGATCAAAGCCGGAACCTTCCGTTCAGATCTCTACTACAGGATCCGGGTAGCCAATATCCATATACCTCCTTTAAGAAAGCGAAAAGATGAAATTCCTTTATTTCTACGCTTTTTTATAGAACACTATTCGAAAGAATATGATTGTACTTTGGAAAACCAGCCAATTTCTGAAAACCAGATGACTGCATTAAGCGGGCTTGAGTGGAAAGGAAATATCAGAGAGATCTCCAATCTGTCCCAGCAGATCTGTCTGTCGGAAAACAGGAAAGAACTGATCGACTCATTTATCCATGCCCGCTGCACACCTCTGCATACACCAAAATCCCAGTCCATCCTTCGCCCTATAAGTAATGCTGCCGCTTCCGGGAAACAGCCGGCTGATTCCAAAGATCCGGCACATTTGCTGCAGGGGGATTTAATTCCATTAAAAGAAGCCCTTCGCCAATTTGAGGCAGCTTATATACAACAGGCTTTGGACCAGACCGGGACGCTTAAGGAGGCAGCAGATGTCCTTGGTATCAGTTTCAGTTCTCTTTGCAGGAAAAAGGCAGAGCTTGGCATATCCAAAAATGCAGGTTCCGGCAAAAAAATTACCGGCCATGCCCTTTAA
- the fabG gene encoding 3-oxoacyl-[acyl-carrier-protein] reductase, with the protein MLEGKIALVTGASRGIGRQIAKTLAAKGAFVIVNYNGSAAKAEEVVKEIQAAGGNGQAVQCNVSDFESCKEMLDAVVKEHGHLDILVNNAGITRDNLLMKMSEEDFDAVIQTNLKGVFNCTRHIARQMLKQKSGRIINISSVSGVLGNAGQANYCAAKAGVIGLTKSAAKELASRGITVNAVAPGFIKTEMTEVLKDEIKNSILEHIPMKAFGETEDIANAVAFLASEEARYITGQVISVDGGMAM; encoded by the coding sequence ATGCTGGAAGGAAAGATTGCACTGGTTACTGGCGCAAGCCGTGGAATTGGACGTCAGATCGCTAAAACATTAGCGGCAAAAGGCGCATTTGTGATCGTGAATTATAATGGTTCTGCTGCAAAGGCAGAAGAGGTAGTAAAAGAAATCCAGGCAGCCGGAGGAAACGGACAGGCAGTTCAGTGCAATGTTTCCGATTTTGAAAGCTGCAAGGAAATGTTAGATGCAGTGGTAAAAGAGCATGGACATCTGGACATCCTGGTAAACAACGCAGGTATCACAAGAGACAACCTGTTAATGAAGATGTCTGAGGAAGACTTTGATGCAGTGATCCAGACCAACTTAAAGGGCGTATTCAACTGTACCCGCCACATTGCAAGACAGATGTTAAAACAGAAGAGCGGACGTATCATCAATATCTCCTCTGTATCCGGTGTTTTAGGAAATGCCGGACAGGCAAATTATTGTGCAGCAAAAGCTGGTGTCATCGGTCTGACCAAGAGTGCGGCAAAAGAGCTGGCAAGCCGTGGAATTACTGTAAATGCAGTTGCACCTGGCTTTATTAAAACAGAGATGACAGAAGTGTTAAAGGATGAGATCAAAAATTCCATTTTAGAGCATATCCCCATGAAAGCATTTGGCGAGACAGAGGATATTGCAAATGCAGTTGCATTTTTAGCATCTGAGGAAGCACGTTATATTACCGGTCAGGTTATTTCAGTAGACGGCGGCATGGCGATGTAA
- a CDS encoding nitronate monooxygenase family protein — protein MSGIKALTIGDLVLKRPVIQGGMGVGISLHRLAGAVAACGGMGLISTAQIGFREPDFKTNFVEANLRAIRREMQKAREIAPNGAIGFNIMVATKHYDLWVKEAIKCGADAIVSGAGLPVRLPEYAQAAYEEMKAGIADAKETCGEICKQAVKKVKLAPIVSSAKSAQVICRLWDRKYKQVPDFVVVEGPLAGGHLGFSREELTEYGADTKDVPNTYNQKAYDKEVRSIMEVIKTYEEKYQKHIPVVTAGGIYTYEDVMHQFELGAEGVQVGTRFVTTEECDAPDAYKQAYINAKKEDIIITQSPVGMPGRAILNPFLQQIKEGVRPAIKSCFQCLEHCDIRTIPYCITQALVNAAEGDENNALLFCGSNAYRAEKIEKVDDVMKELVGE, from the coding sequence ATGAGTGGGATCAAAGCATTAACAATAGGAGATCTGGTCCTTAAAAGACCGGTGATCCAGGGCGGTATGGGTGTAGGCATCAGCCTTCATAGGCTGGCAGGAGCTGTAGCAGCCTGTGGCGGCATGGGACTTATCTCCACAGCACAGATCGGATTCAGGGAACCTGATTTTAAGACCAATTTTGTAGAAGCTAATCTGCGTGCTATCAGACGGGAAATGCAAAAAGCCAGGGAAATCGCACCAAATGGTGCTATTGGCTTTAATATCATGGTAGCTACCAAACATTATGACCTGTGGGTCAAAGAAGCCATTAAATGCGGCGCTGATGCAATTGTATCCGGCGCAGGTCTTCCAGTCCGTCTTCCAGAGTATGCACAGGCTGCATATGAGGAAATGAAAGCAGGGATCGCAGATGCAAAGGAAACCTGCGGAGAGATCTGCAAACAGGCAGTAAAGAAAGTAAAGCTGGCTCCTATTGTGTCTTCTGCCAAATCTGCACAGGTCATATGCAGACTTTGGGACAGAAAGTATAAGCAGGTTCCGGACTTTGTGGTAGTGGAAGGACCGTTAGCTGGTGGTCATCTGGGATTTTCCAGGGAAGAGCTGACAGAGTACGGTGCAGATACAAAAGATGTGCCAAATACCTACAACCAGAAAGCTTACGATAAAGAAGTCCGCTCCATTATGGAAGTAATAAAGACTTACGAAGAAAAGTACCAGAAGCATATCCCGGTAGTAACTGCCGGGGGCATTTATACCTATGAAGATGTAATGCATCAGTTTGAACTGGGGGCAGAAGGAGTGCAGGTAGGCACCCGTTTCGTTACTACTGAAGAATGTGATGCTCCGGATGCTTACAAGCAGGCCTATATCAACGCAAAAAAAGAAGATATCATCATTACCCAGAGCCCGGTAGGAATGCCGGGACGGGCTATTTTAAATCCATTTTTGCAGCAGATCAAAGAGGGAGTCCGCCCGGCTATCAAAAGCTGCTTCCAGTGTCTGGAACACTGCGACATCAGGACTATTCCTTACTGCATTACACAGGCATTGGTAAATGCAGCGGAAGGGGATGAAAATAATGCCCTTCTTTTCTGTGGCAGCAATGCTTACAGAGCAGAAAAAATCGAAAAAGTAGATGATGTGATGAAAGAACTGGTAGGGGAATAA
- a CDS encoding acetyl-CoA carboxylase biotin carboxylase subunit codes for MFNKILIANRGEIAVRIIRACREMGIRTVAVYSEADKDSLHTLLADEAICIGPAPSSQSYLNMERILSATVAMKADAIHPGFGFLSENARFAKLCQQCNITFIGPSAEIINRMGNKSEARNTMIQAGVPVVPGSKEPVYTAEAGLAVAKEIGFPVMIKASSGGGGKGMRISRSEEDFTEHFNAAQLESVKGFSDDTMYIEKYIEKPRHVEFQIMGDKFGNVVHLGERDCSIQRRHQKVMEESPCEVISPKLRKKMGEVAVKAAKAVNYENAGTIEFLLDKDKNFYFMEMNTRIQVEHPVTEMVSGIDLIKEQIRVAAGEPLSVSQEDIQIKGHAIECRINAENPKKRFMPCPGCITNVHIPGGNGVRVDTHIYNGYKVPANYDSMLMKLIVYDKDRASAIAKMRSALGEVIIEGIETNIDFQYEILENEAFQKGDTDTGFIEKYFPDYVK; via the coding sequence ATGTTTAACAAGATATTGATCGCAAACAGAGGTGAGATCGCAGTCCGTATTATCAGAGCCTGCCGTGAAATGGGTATCCGCACAGTTGCAGTTTACTCAGAGGCAGATAAGGATAGTCTTCACACGCTTCTGGCAGATGAAGCTATCTGTATCGGCCCGGCTCCTTCCAGTCAGAGCTATCTGAATATGGAGCGTATTCTCTCTGCAACTGTTGCAATGAAGGCAGATGCCATTCATCCGGGCTTTGGCTTTTTATCAGAAAATGCCCGTTTTGCAAAGCTTTGCCAGCAGTGTAACATTACCTTTATCGGACCATCTGCTGAGATCATCAACCGCATGGGAAATAAGTCAGAAGCAAGAAATACCATGATACAGGCTGGAGTTCCTGTTGTTCCGGGAAGCAAAGAGCCTGTATACACAGCAGAGGCCGGTCTTGCCGTGGCAAAGGAGATCGGTTTTCCGGTTATGATAAAGGCTTCCTCCGGTGGCGGTGGAAAGGGAATGCGTATTTCCAGAAGCGAAGAGGATTTTACAGAGCATTTTAATGCAGCCCAGTTAGAGTCTGTAAAGGGTTTTTCCGATGATACTATGTATATTGAAAAATATATTGAAAAACCCCGCCATGTGGAATTTCAGATCATGGGTGACAAGTTTGGCAATGTTGTTCATCTGGGAGAACGTGACTGCTCCATCCAGCGCCGTCATCAGAAGGTAATGGAAGAGTCTCCATGTGAGGTCATTTCCCCAAAGCTTCGTAAAAAAATGGGTGAAGTTGCAGTAAAGGCAGCGAAAGCCGTTAATTACGAGAACGCAGGAACCATCGAGTTTTTATTAGATAAAGATAAAAACTTTTATTTTATGGAAATGAACACCCGTATCCAGGTAGAGCATCCGGTAACAGAAATGGTTTCCGGCATTGACCTGATCAAAGAGCAGATCCGTGTGGCTGCAGGAGAGCCGTTAAGTGTGTCACAGGAAGATATCCAGATCAAGGGTCATGCCATTGAATGCCGTATTAATGCGGAAAACCCGAAGAAGCGCTTTATGCCATGTCCGGGCTGTATTACCAACGTGCATATCCCAGGTGGAAATGGCGTCCGTGTGGATACACATATTTACAATGGTTATAAAGTACCGGCTAACTATGATTCCATGCTCATGAAGCTGATCGTTTATGATAAAGACCGTGCATCTGCTATTGCGAAAATGCGCAGTGCGTTAGGCGAAGTTATCATAGAAGGCATTGAAACAAATATTGATTTTCAGTATGAGATCCTGGAAAATGAAGCTTTTCAGAAGGGTGATACAGACACAGGATTTATTGAAAAGTATTTTCCGGACTACGTAAAATAA
- the fabF gene encoding beta-ketoacyl-ACP synthase II, translating into MNTRVVVTGMGAITPIGNSVEAFWTAVKSNTVGIAPITHFDTADFKCKLAAEVKDFDPKQYMDPKTARRMETFCQFAVAAAKEALETSGIDMEKEDPFRVGVSVGSGIGSLQALERNEKRLLEKGPGRVEPLLVPLMISNMAAGNVSIQFGLKGKCINVVTACATGTHSIGEAFRSIQHGEADVMVAGGTEASITPIGVAGFTSLTALNTTDDVKKASIPFDQDRNGFVMGEGAGIVVLESLEHAQARGAKILAEVVGYGATCDAYHITSPAEDGSGAAKAMEFAMKDAGITPEQLDYVNAHGTSTHHNDLFETKAIKLALGDHADKVKINSTKSMIGHLLGAAGGVEFITCVKSIEDGYVHPTVGLETPGEGCDLDYTMHEGVSMDVNYAISNSLGFGGHNASLIVKKFTA; encoded by the coding sequence ATGAATACAAGAGTAGTAGTAACAGGTATGGGCGCTATTACCCCAATTGGAAATAGTGTAGAGGCTTTTTGGACTGCGGTCAAGTCAAACACAGTAGGTATTGCACCGATCACTCATTTTGATACAGCTGATTTTAAGTGCAAGCTGGCAGCAGAAGTAAAAGATTTTGATCCAAAACAGTATATGGATCCGAAAACTGCACGCCGTATGGAAACATTCTGCCAGTTTGCAGTAGCAGCAGCAAAGGAAGCTCTGGAAACATCAGGCATTGACATGGAAAAAGAAGATCCTTTCCGTGTTGGCGTAAGCGTAGGCTCCGGTATTGGTTCCTTACAGGCTTTAGAGCGCAACGAAAAAAGACTGTTAGAAAAAGGACCGGGAAGAGTAGAGCCATTATTAGTACCATTAATGATCAGCAACATGGCAGCAGGAAATGTTTCCATCCAGTTTGGTCTTAAGGGAAAATGCATTAACGTAGTAACTGCATGTGCAACCGGTACACATTCCATCGGTGAAGCATTCCGTTCTATCCAGCACGGTGAGGCAGATGTAATGGTAGCAGGCGGTACAGAAGCAAGTATTACACCAATTGGTGTAGCAGGCTTCACCTCCTTAACAGCATTAAACACCACCGATGATGTAAAGAAAGCATCCATCCCATTTGACCAGGACAGAAATGGTTTTGTTATGGGCGAAGGCGCAGGAATCGTAGTATTAGAGTCCTTAGAGCATGCCCAGGCAAGAGGAGCTAAGATCCTGGCAGAAGTAGTTGGATACGGCGCAACCTGTGATGCATACCACATCACTTCTCCTGCTGAAGACGGAAGTGGTGCTGCAAAGGCAATGGAATTTGCCATGAAGGATGCAGGCATCACCCCGGAACAGCTTGATTATGTGAATGCCCATGGAACCAGCACCCATCACAATGACTTATTCGAGACAAAGGCGATCAAACTGGCTTTAGGTGATCATGCAGATAAAGTAAAGATCAACTCTACCAAGTCCATGATCGGCCACTTATTAGGCGCAGCAGGCGGCGTAGAGTTCATTACCTGTGTAAAGAGCATTGAAGATGGTTATGTACATCCAACAGTAGGTCTGGAAACACCAGGTGAAGGCTGTGACTTAGATTACACCATGCATGAAGGCGTATCTATGGATGTAAATTATGCCATCAGCAACTCTTTAGGCTTTGGTGGACATAATGCCAGCCTGATCGTGAAGAAATTCACAGCATAA